A region of Micromonospora sp. WMMD882 DNA encodes the following proteins:
- a CDS encoding glycosyltransferase family 1 protein → MTAGRPPRVLIDATSVPADRGGVGRYVDGLLGALGKVTGTGVDLAVVSLRTDQERYARMLPGAEVVPAPAAVAHRPARLAWEQTGLPLLAQQVGAQVLHSPFYTCPLRAGCPVTVTVHDATFFTEPEHYDKSRRTFFRSAIKTSLRRAGRVIVPSKATRDELIRLLDADPTRIDVAYHGVDQAAFHAPGDEEKARVRARLGLGDTSYVAFLGAKEPRKNVPNLIRGWARAVAERPDPPALVVAGGQGHDDDIDRAVAEVPSHLRLLRPGYLRYADLPGFLGGALVAAYPSYGEGFGLPILEAMACAAPVLTTPRLSLPEVGGDAVAYTSEDPDQIATDLTALLDDETRRLTLAKAGFDRAKEFTWESSAEVHIAAWSRARA, encoded by the coding sequence GTGACCGCCGGTCGCCCGCCCCGCGTGCTCATCGACGCCACCAGCGTCCCCGCCGACCGTGGCGGCGTCGGTAGATACGTCGATGGCCTGCTCGGCGCGCTCGGCAAGGTCACCGGCACCGGCGTCGACCTGGCCGTGGTGAGCCTGCGCACCGACCAGGAGCGGTACGCCCGGATGCTGCCCGGCGCCGAGGTCGTCCCGGCTCCGGCGGCGGTGGCGCACCGGCCGGCCCGGCTGGCCTGGGAGCAGACCGGCCTGCCGCTGCTCGCCCAGCAGGTCGGCGCGCAGGTGCTGCACTCGCCTTTCTACACCTGCCCGCTGCGCGCGGGTTGTCCGGTGACGGTCACCGTGCACGACGCGACGTTCTTCACCGAGCCCGAGCACTACGACAAGTCCCGCCGCACCTTCTTCCGTAGCGCGATCAAGACCTCGCTGCGCCGGGCCGGCCGGGTGATCGTGCCGAGCAAGGCCACCCGGGACGAGCTGATCCGCCTGCTCGACGCCGACCCGACCCGGATAGACGTCGCCTACCACGGGGTCGACCAGGCCGCCTTCCACGCCCCGGGCGACGAGGAGAAAGCCCGGGTCCGCGCCCGGCTCGGGCTGGGCGACACCAGCTACGTGGCCTTCCTCGGGGCGAAGGAGCCGCGCAAGAACGTGCCGAACCTGATCCGGGGCTGGGCGCGGGCGGTCGCCGAGCGGCCCGACCCGCCGGCCCTGGTGGTGGCCGGTGGTCAGGGGCACGACGACGACATCGACCGAGCGGTGGCCGAGGTGCCGTCGCACCTGCGCCTGCTGCGCCCGGGTTACCTGCGCTACGCCGACCTGCCCGGCTTCCTCGGTGGCGCGCTGGTCGCCGCCTACCCGTCGTACGGCGAGGGGTTCGGTCTGCCGATCCTGGAGGCGATGGCCTGCGCCGCCCCGGTGCTGACCACGCCCCGCCTGTCGCTGCCCGAGGTGGGCGGCGACGCGGTCGCCTACACCAGCGAGGACCCGGACCAGATCGCCACCGATCTGACGGCTCTGCTCGACGACGAGACCCGCCGGCTGACGCTGGCGAAGGCCGGTTTCGACCGGGCCAAGGAGTTCACCTGGGAGTCCAGCGCCGAGGTGCACATCGCGGCGTGGAGCCGGGCCCGCGCCTGA
- a CDS encoding bifunctional FO biosynthesis protein CofGH codes for MRESAEAVTGTAGTSGVEGSGRAGNPGGAGGAGSSGGAGVRRALRRAATGRSLDVDEAATLLAARGDELDELFRIAGAVRDAGLRAAGRPGVVTFSKKVFIPLTRLCRDRCHYCTFATVPHRLPAAFLDRDEVLAIAREGAAQGCKEALFTLGDRPEERWPAARRWLDERGYDSTVDYLRACAVAVLEETGLLPHLNPGVLSWSELQRLKPVAPSMGMMLETTATRLWSEPGGPHFGSPDKEPTVRLRVLADAGRVGVPFTTGLLIGIGETPAERVDGIFAIRRAQREYGHLQEVIVQNFRAKPDTAMRGMPDAELRDLAATVAVARVLLGPKARIQAPPNLIAGEYDLLLRAGIDDWGGVSPLTPDHVNPERPWPQLDELAKHTAAAGFTLRERLTIYPEYVRAGDPWLDPRLLPHVTALADPETGLAVESARPVGRPWQEPEETHGGRTDLHASIDTTGRTGDRRGDFDSVYGDWSEVAGAAAVAGGPTESPWAPGPEGTPTEATRSVGAAAAAGGGDAELRTGLRLAADDPAALLDPRHADAALALFGADGAALDALCRLADDVRRDTVGDDVTYVVNRNINFSNVCYVGCRFCAFAQRERDADAFRLSVEQVADRAEEAWAAGATEVCMQGGIDPKLPVTVYADLVRAIKARVPGMHVHAFSPMEVVTAAAKAGVSVRDWLTRLREAGLDTIPGTAAEILDDEVRWVLTKGKLPTSAWVEVVTTAHELGIRSSSTMMYGHVDHPAHWLAHFRVLAGVQDRTGGFTEFVALPFVHTNAPIYLAGIARSGPTWRENRVVHAMARLLLHGRIDNIQCSWVKLGDEGTVAMLRGGCNDLGGTLMEETISRMAGSGNGSARTEEQLRAIAVAAGRPARRRTTAYGRRD; via the coding sequence ATGCGGGAGAGTGCCGAGGCGGTAACGGGTACGGCCGGGACGAGCGGGGTCGAGGGCTCGGGCCGGGCGGGGAACCCGGGCGGGGCGGGTGGGGCGGGGAGTTCGGGTGGGGCGGGGGTGCGGCGGGCGTTGCGCCGGGCGGCCACCGGGCGTTCCCTCGACGTCGACGAGGCGGCCACGCTGCTCGCCGCCCGGGGTGACGAACTGGACGAGCTGTTCCGGATCGCCGGCGCGGTCCGGGACGCGGGGCTGCGCGCGGCGGGTCGCCCCGGCGTGGTCACGTTCTCCAAGAAGGTCTTCATCCCGTTGACCCGGCTCTGCCGGGACCGCTGCCACTACTGCACCTTCGCCACCGTGCCGCACCGTCTCCCGGCCGCCTTCCTCGACCGGGACGAGGTGCTGGCGATCGCCCGGGAGGGCGCCGCGCAGGGCTGCAAGGAAGCGCTGTTCACCCTCGGTGACCGTCCGGAGGAGCGGTGGCCGGCCGCCAGGCGGTGGCTGGACGAACGGGGGTACGACTCCACTGTCGACTACCTGCGCGCCTGCGCGGTGGCGGTGCTGGAGGAGACCGGCCTGCTGCCGCACCTCAACCCGGGGGTGCTGTCCTGGTCGGAGTTGCAGCGGCTCAAGCCGGTCGCGCCGAGCATGGGCATGATGCTGGAGACCACCGCCACCCGGCTCTGGTCGGAGCCGGGCGGCCCGCACTTCGGCTCGCCGGACAAGGAGCCGACCGTCCGGCTGCGGGTGCTGGCCGACGCCGGCCGGGTGGGCGTGCCGTTCACCACCGGCCTGCTGATCGGCATCGGCGAGACTCCCGCCGAGCGGGTGGACGGGATCTTCGCGATCCGTCGGGCGCAGCGGGAGTACGGCCACCTCCAGGAGGTCATCGTCCAGAACTTCCGCGCCAAGCCGGACACGGCGATGCGCGGCATGCCCGACGCCGAGCTGCGCGATCTGGCGGCGACGGTGGCGGTGGCCCGGGTCCTGCTCGGCCCGAAGGCCCGCATCCAGGCCCCGCCGAACCTCATCGCCGGCGAGTACGACCTGCTGCTGCGCGCCGGCATCGACGACTGGGGCGGGGTGTCGCCGCTGACCCCGGACCACGTCAACCCGGAGCGGCCCTGGCCGCAGCTCGACGAGCTGGCGAAGCACACCGCCGCCGCCGGGTTCACCCTGCGCGAGCGGCTGACCATCTATCCCGAGTACGTCCGGGCCGGTGATCCGTGGCTGGATCCTCGGCTGCTGCCGCACGTGACCGCGCTGGCCGACCCGGAGACCGGGCTGGCCGTCGAGTCGGCCCGGCCGGTGGGGCGCCCCTGGCAGGAGCCGGAGGAGACGCACGGCGGCCGGACGGATCTGCACGCCAGCATCGACACCACCGGCCGGACCGGGGACCGGCGGGGCGACTTCGACAGCGTCTACGGTGACTGGTCCGAGGTGGCCGGGGCGGCAGCCGTCGCAGGCGGTCCGACGGAGAGCCCGTGGGCGCCGGGGCCGGAGGGGACGCCGACGGAAGCGACCCGGTCGGTCGGGGCGGCAGCCGCCGCAGGCGGGGGCGACGCGGAGCTCCGTACCGGGTTGCGGTTGGCCGCCGACGATCCGGCGGCGCTGCTCGACCCCCGGCACGCCGACGCGGCGCTGGCGTTGTTCGGCGCGGACGGCGCGGCGCTGGACGCGCTGTGCCGGCTCGCCGACGACGTGCGCCGCGACACCGTCGGCGACGACGTCACCTACGTGGTGAACCGCAACATCAACTTCTCGAACGTCTGCTACGTGGGTTGCCGGTTCTGCGCGTTCGCCCAGCGGGAGCGGGACGCCGACGCGTTCCGGCTCTCCGTCGAGCAGGTCGCGGACCGGGCCGAGGAGGCGTGGGCGGCCGGCGCGACCGAGGTGTGCATGCAGGGCGGCATCGACCCGAAACTGCCGGTCACCGTGTACGCCGACCTGGTCCGCGCGATCAAGGCGCGGGTGCCGGGGATGCACGTGCACGCGTTCTCGCCGATGGAGGTGGTGACGGCGGCGGCGAAGGCCGGGGTGAGCGTCCGGGACTGGCTGACGCGGCTGCGCGAGGCCGGGCTGGACACCATCCCGGGCACCGCCGCCGAGATCCTCGACGACGAGGTGCGCTGGGTGCTGACCAAGGGCAAACTGCCGACGTCCGCCTGGGTCGAGGTGGTCACCACCGCCCACGAGCTGGGCATCCGGTCCAGCTCCACGATGATGTACGGGCATGTCGACCATCCGGCGCACTGGCTGGCGCACTTCCGGGTGCTGGCCGGCGTGCAGGACCGCACCGGCGGGTTCACCGAGTTCGTGGCGTTGCCGTTCGTGCACACCAACGCGCCGATCTACCTGGCGGGGATCGCCCGTTCCGGGCCGACCTGGCGGGAGAACCGGGTGGTGCACGCGATGGCGCGGCTGCTGCTGCACGGCCGGATCGACAATATCCAGTGTTCCTGGGTGAAACTGGGTGACGAGGGCACGGTGGCGATGTTGCGGGGCGGCTGTAACGACCTGGGCGGCACCCTGATGGAGGAGACGATCTCCCGAATGGCCGGCTCCGGAAACGGTTCGGCGCGTACCGAGGAGCAGTTGCGGGCGATCGCGGTGGCGGCCGGTCGACCGGCCCGTCGACGCACCACGGCTTACGGTCGGCGGGACTGA
- a CDS encoding TIGR03089 family protein, which produces MGYDTRCKPTPSATRCGDCDPTVRRLRVVIEHDGRRRIVHPVADDIARVFADAIASDPTRPLLTWYDDATGERTELSGATLANWVAKTGNLLVDDVAAGPGSVAGVLLPPHWQTAAVLLGCWSAGLTVAGTPGPAGAMAGTPGPAGAMAGTPGPAGAMAGTPRPAGAVAGAPGPVDVLFAAADRVGEADAWSAGERYALALAPFAAPLRELPAGWADYVIEVRGHGDHFTPYPGGRELVGVAAERAATLGLTGGDRVLVDAARHPDPVDWLLAPLTVGASVVLCGNLDPTRVESRRSAEKITRPLT; this is translated from the coding sequence GTGGGGTACGACACTCGGTGCAAGCCTACGCCGAGTGCCACCCGCTGCGGTGACTGCGACCCGACGGTACGCCGTCTTCGAGTCGTCATCGAGCACGATGGGCGAAGGCGTATCGTCCACCCGGTGGCCGACGACATTGCCCGGGTCTTCGCCGACGCCATCGCGTCCGACCCGACCCGCCCCCTGCTGACCTGGTACGACGACGCCACCGGCGAGCGCACCGAGCTGTCCGGGGCGACCCTGGCGAACTGGGTGGCCAAGACCGGCAACCTGCTCGTCGACGACGTCGCGGCCGGCCCGGGAAGCGTCGCCGGCGTGTTGCTCCCGCCGCACTGGCAGACCGCCGCCGTGCTGCTCGGCTGCTGGTCGGCCGGGCTGACCGTGGCCGGCACGCCCGGGCCGGCGGGCGCGATGGCCGGCACGCCCGGGCCGGCGGGCGCGATGGCCGGCACGCCCGGGCCGGCGGGCGCGATGGCCGGCACGCCCCGGCCGGCGGGCGCGGTGGCCGGCGCCCCGGGCCCGGTGGACGTGCTCTTCGCCGCCGCCGACCGGGTCGGCGAGGCGGACGCCTGGTCGGCCGGGGAACGCTACGCGCTGGCGCTCGCCCCGTTCGCCGCCCCGCTGCGTGAGCTGCCCGCCGGCTGGGCGGACTACGTGATCGAGGTGCGCGGGCACGGTGACCACTTCACCCCGTACCCGGGTGGCAGGGAGCTGGTGGGGGTCGCGGCGGAACGCGCGGCGACGCTCGGCCTGACCGGCGGCGACCGCGTGCTTGTCGACGCGGCCCGCCATCCGGACCCGGTGGACTGGCTGCTCGCCCCGCTGACCGTGGGCGCGAGCGTCGTCCTCTGCGGCAACCTGGACCCGACCCGCGTCGAGTCCCGCCGCTCCGCCGAAAAGATCACCCGCCCCCTGACCTGA
- a CDS encoding coenzyme F420-0:L-glutamate ligase — translation MRLEILPVLGIGDVTAGDDLAALIATAAPWLRDGDVLVVTSKIVSKAEGRLVDVPADGPERVAARDAALTAETARVVATRGTTRIVQTRHGFVLASAGIDASNVEKTRLVLLPEDPDASARRLRAALRDRYAVDVAVIVSDTMGRPWRNGLTDVALGVAGLPAIRDHRGEIDPYGNELHVTQMAVVDELAGAGELIKGKCDQVPVAVVRGYLSGPGADDGPGARALVRDAAQDLFSLGTAEARVAGMLAAATLPDDPDALPEKVTDGTTAQPTDGPVSPPTDGTTGGTAGGSLTADPAAVRRALDVVAGVVAAGTVFTLVTDEESRAVMVAALPGWPARATGLILGQPPAPVGPADLVRFGADLHRLRTALAAHGVASTLLPPPPGSTASAALAI, via the coding sequence ATGAGGTTGGAGATCCTGCCGGTGCTCGGCATCGGCGACGTGACCGCCGGTGACGACCTGGCCGCGCTGATCGCGACCGCCGCGCCCTGGCTGCGCGACGGGGACGTGCTGGTGGTGACCAGCAAGATCGTGTCGAAGGCGGAGGGTCGGCTGGTCGACGTGCCGGCCGACGGGCCGGAACGGGTCGCCGCGCGGGACGCGGCGCTGACCGCCGAGACCGCCCGGGTGGTGGCGACCCGGGGGACGACCCGGATCGTGCAGACCCGGCACGGGTTCGTGCTGGCCTCGGCCGGCATCGACGCCTCGAACGTGGAGAAGACCCGGCTGGTGCTGCTGCCGGAGGACCCGGACGCCTCGGCCCGCCGGTTGCGCGCCGCGCTGCGGGACCGGTACGCCGTGGACGTCGCGGTGATCGTCAGCGACACCATGGGCCGGCCGTGGCGTAACGGCCTGACCGACGTCGCGCTCGGGGTGGCCGGGTTGCCGGCGATCCGGGACCACCGGGGGGAGATCGACCCGTACGGCAACGAGCTGCACGTCACCCAGATGGCCGTGGTGGACGAGCTGGCCGGCGCGGGCGAGCTGATCAAGGGCAAGTGCGACCAGGTGCCGGTGGCGGTGGTCCGGGGCTACCTGAGCGGGCCGGGCGCGGACGACGGCCCGGGGGCACGGGCGCTGGTCCGGGACGCGGCGCAGGATCTCTTCTCGCTGGGCACCGCCGAGGCGAGGGTCGCCGGGATGCTCGCCGCCGCCACCCTGCCCGACGATCCCGACGCCCTGCCGGAGAAAGTCACGGACGGGACGACCGCCCAACCGACGGACGGGCCGGTGTCCCCACCGACCGACGGGACGACGGGCGGGACGGCGGGCGGGTCGTTGACAGCCGACCCGGCGGCGGTCCGGCGGGCGCTGGACGTGGTGGCCGGCGTGGTCGCGGCCGGCACGGTGTTCACGCTGGTCACCGACGAGGAGAGCCGGGCGGTCATGGTGGCGGCCCTGCCGGGGTGGCCGGCGCGGGCGACCGGGCTGATCCTGGGTCAGCCGCCGGCGCCGGTGGGCCCGGCCGACCTGGTGCGGTTCGGGGCCGACCTGCACCGGTTGCGGACCGCGCTCGCCGCGCACGGGGTCGCGTCGACGCTGCTGCCGCCCCCGCCCGGGAGCACCGCCAGCGCCGCCCTCGCCATCTGA
- a CDS encoding sugar phosphate nucleotidyltransferase, which produces MLYAVIPAGGSGTRLWPLSRAGHPKFLHPLTGSTRSLLQATVDRLAPLTTPERTLVVTGAAHVAAVARQLAGLPEENILVEPSPRDSCAAIALAAAVIAEREPDAVMGSFAADHLIGAPDRWAETVREAVRGAERGLLMTVGITPTHPETGYGYLETGDPVDGGPLRPVAEFKEKPEATVAEAYLRSGRHLWNASMFVWRVDVFLAELARQQPALHAGITAIAAAWGTPEQDDVLGAVWPTLPKISVDYAVMEGAATAGRVATVPGDFGWNDVGDFHTLGDVLPADEHGNVVLGGDGKPGVLLRDSADLVVVAQSGRLVATLGVRDLIVVDTHDAVLVCPRDRAQDVKKLVDELKERGEEGYV; this is translated from the coding sequence ATGCTCTACGCCGTCATCCCGGCAGGTGGCAGCGGCACGAGGTTGTGGCCGTTGTCCCGGGCCGGGCATCCCAAGTTCCTCCACCCGCTCACCGGCTCCACCCGGTCGCTGCTCCAGGCCACGGTGGACCGGCTCGCGCCGCTGACCACCCCCGAGCGGACCCTCGTGGTCACCGGGGCGGCGCACGTCGCGGCGGTGGCCCGGCAACTCGCCGGGCTGCCGGAGGAGAACATCCTGGTGGAGCCGTCCCCCCGGGACTCGTGCGCGGCGATCGCGCTGGCCGCCGCGGTCATCGCGGAACGCGAACCGGACGCGGTGATGGGCTCGTTCGCGGCCGACCACCTGATCGGCGCGCCGGACCGCTGGGCGGAGACGGTCCGGGAGGCCGTCCGGGGCGCGGAGCGCGGCCTGCTGATGACCGTCGGCATCACCCCCACCCACCCGGAGACCGGCTACGGCTACCTGGAGACCGGCGACCCGGTCGACGGCGGGCCGCTGCGCCCGGTCGCCGAGTTCAAGGAGAAGCCCGAGGCCACGGTGGCCGAGGCGTACCTGCGCTCCGGCCGGCACCTCTGGAACGCCAGCATGTTCGTCTGGCGGGTCGACGTGTTCCTCGCCGAGCTGGCCCGGCAGCAGCCGGCGCTGCACGCCGGCATCACCGCCATCGCCGCCGCCTGGGGCACCCCGGAACAGGACGACGTGCTCGGCGCGGTCTGGCCGACCCTGCCGAAGATCTCTGTGGACTACGCGGTGATGGAGGGCGCGGCCACCGCCGGCCGGGTCGCCACCGTACCCGGTGACTTCGGCTGGAACGACGTCGGTGACTTCCACACCCTCGGCGACGTGCTCCCCGCCGACGAGCACGGCAACGTGGTGCTCGGCGGCGACGGCAAGCCCGGGGTGCTGCTGCGCGACAGCGCCGACCTGGTGGTGGTCGCCCAGTCCGGCCGGCTGGTCGCCACGCTGGGCGTGCGGGACCTGATCGTGGTGGACACCCACGACGCGGTGCTGGTCTGCCCACGTGACCGCGCCCAGGACGTCAAGAAACTCGTCGACGAGCTCAAGGAGCGAGGCGAGGAAGGCTACGTCTGA
- the cofD gene encoding 2-phospho-L-lactate transferase → MRIVVLAGGIGGARFLLGVRAYARRVGAEVTAVVNVGDDLYLHGLKICPDLDSVMYTLGGGADPERGWGRADETWTVKAELAAYGAEPTWFGLGDRDVATHLVRTSMIEGGYPLSAVTGALATRWQPGVRLLPATDDRLETHAIVSGGGPAGADGQRAIHFQEWWVRHRADIPTHRFVFVGADAAKPAPGVVEALGTADLVLVAPSNPVVSIAPILAVPGLREAVAAGPGRVVGVSPIIGGAPVRGMADRCLAVLGVECSAEGVGRMYGGRRSGGLLDGWLVAPEDGTVTVPAVTVRATPLWMTDETATADMVRAAVELV, encoded by the coding sequence ATGCGCATCGTGGTTCTGGCCGGCGGCATCGGGGGCGCCCGCTTCCTGCTCGGCGTCCGGGCGTACGCCCGTCGGGTGGGCGCCGAGGTGACCGCCGTGGTGAACGTCGGCGACGACCTCTACCTGCACGGTCTGAAGATCTGCCCGGATCTGGACAGCGTCATGTACACCCTGGGCGGCGGCGCCGACCCGGAACGCGGCTGGGGTCGGGCCGACGAGACCTGGACGGTCAAGGCGGAGCTCGCCGCGTACGGGGCGGAGCCGACCTGGTTCGGGCTGGGCGACCGGGACGTCGCCACCCACCTGGTCCGCACGAGCATGATCGAGGGCGGGTACCCGCTGTCGGCGGTCACCGGGGCGCTGGCCACCCGCTGGCAGCCGGGCGTACGGCTGCTGCCGGCGACCGACGACCGCCTGGAGACCCACGCGATCGTCAGCGGCGGCGGGCCGGCGGGCGCGGACGGCCAGCGTGCGATCCACTTCCAGGAGTGGTGGGTACGGCACCGGGCCGACATCCCCACCCACCGGTTCGTCTTCGTCGGCGCGGACGCGGCCAAGCCGGCCCCCGGCGTCGTCGAGGCGCTCGGCACGGCCGACCTGGTGCTGGTCGCGCCGAGCAACCCGGTGGTGAGCATCGCGCCGATCCTGGCCGTGCCGGGGCTGCGGGAGGCGGTGGCCGCCGGCCCGGGGCGGGTGGTGGGGGTGTCGCCGATCATCGGTGGCGCGCCGGTACGCGGGATGGCCGACCGGTGCCTGGCCGTGCTCGGGGTGGAGTGCAGCGCCGAGGGGGTGGGCCGGATGTACGGCGGGCGGCGCTCGGGCGGCCTGTTGGACGGCTGGCTGGTCGCCCCGGAGGACGGGACGGTCACCGTGCCGGCCGTGACGGTCCGGGCGACGCCGTTGTGGATGACCGACGAGACGGCGACGGCCGACATGGTCCGGGCCGCGGTGGAGCTGGTGTGA
- a CDS encoding winged helix-turn-helix domain-containing protein produces MLTVHFSREDVLRTRMAPSADPLWELVLSLHLLQERGPDPLIGGWRRATAGRLRREPEGDPLRLLLTLIPPRGYFPDFLTPYQSVDGVEAGLDAIRSTSPALLRRDLTTLAGGRELPAPAAALARGEPAALSHLTESLQRYRTLALGPYWHRIQTAVEADRARRARAMLDGGAEGLLESLRPVMRWESGVLTIPGYPTSRELHLDGRGLLLVPSFFCARTPVALFDPTLPPVLVYPVDRLGALVPTTGRPPADGDRGAVAALLGRTRAAVLEASDDGLTTGEVARRLAISPAAVSQHTSVLRNAGLLVSHRDRNNVLHTLTPLGRAVLNG; encoded by the coding sequence ATGCTGACTGTCCACTTCTCACGCGAGGACGTCCTGCGGACCAGGATGGCGCCGTCGGCGGATCCACTGTGGGAGCTGGTGCTCAGCCTGCACCTGTTGCAGGAACGCGGGCCGGACCCGCTGATCGGCGGCTGGCGGCGGGCCACCGCCGGCCGGCTGCGGCGGGAACCGGAGGGGGACCCGCTGCGACTGCTGCTCACCCTGATCCCGCCCCGGGGCTACTTCCCCGACTTCCTCACCCCCTACCAGAGCGTGGACGGGGTCGAAGCCGGCCTGGACGCGATCCGCAGCACCTCGCCGGCGCTGCTGCGGCGGGACCTGACCACCTTGGCCGGCGGGCGGGAGCTGCCCGCGCCGGCCGCCGCGCTGGCCCGGGGGGAGCCGGCCGCGCTGTCCCACCTCACCGAATCGTTGCAGCGGTACCGGACGCTGGCGTTGGGCCCGTACTGGCACCGGATCCAGACCGCGGTGGAGGCCGACCGGGCCCGCCGGGCCCGGGCCATGCTCGACGGCGGGGCGGAGGGCCTGTTGGAGAGCCTGCGTCCGGTGATGCGCTGGGAGTCCGGGGTGCTGACGATCCCCGGTTACCCCACCAGCCGGGAGCTGCACCTCGACGGGCGCGGCCTGCTGCTGGTGCCGTCCTTCTTCTGCGCCCGGACGCCGGTGGCGCTGTTCGACCCGACCCTGCCGCCGGTGCTGGTCTACCCGGTGGACCGGCTCGGCGCGCTGGTCCCGACCACCGGCCGGCCGCCCGCCGACGGTGACCGGGGGGCCGTGGCGGCGCTGCTCGGCCGGACCAGGGCGGCGGTGCTGGAGGCGAGCGACGACGGGCTGACCACCGGCGAGGTGGCCCGCCGGCTGGCCATCTCGCCGGCGGCGGTGAGCCAGCACACCAGCGTGCTGCGTAACGCCGGCCTGCTGGTCAGCCACCGGGACCGCAACAACGTGCTGCACACGCTGACCCCGCTGGGCCGCGCCGTCCTCAACGGCTGA
- a CDS encoding NUDIX domain-containing protein has product MPETPTSLTALHADAIDVLTRWQPTSPAAAHARDRTLTLLADGPVAMTRAHRPGHVTASVLVVDATGERLLLCLHGKFHKWAQLGGHCEPTDRTLADAALREATEESGITGLRIDPVPIDLDVHAVPCQGGSFHHDVRFAVLAPAGAVERVSDESEALGWFPPDGLPTPRLGGVDQLVAPGLAAVRRSLPRLAP; this is encoded by the coding sequence ATGCCCGAGACCCCCACCAGCCTGACGGCGCTGCACGCCGACGCGATCGACGTCCTGACCCGCTGGCAGCCGACGAGCCCGGCCGCCGCGCACGCCCGCGACCGTACGTTGACGCTGCTCGCCGACGGGCCGGTGGCGATGACCCGGGCCCACCGGCCGGGCCACGTCACCGCGAGCGTGCTGGTCGTCGACGCCACCGGCGAGCGGCTGCTGCTCTGCCTGCACGGGAAGTTCCACAAGTGGGCGCAGCTCGGCGGGCACTGCGAGCCGACCGACCGGACGCTCGCCGACGCCGCCCTGCGGGAGGCGACCGAGGAGTCCGGCATCACCGGGCTGCGGATCGACCCCGTCCCGATCGACCTGGACGTCCACGCCGTGCCCTGTCAGGGCGGCTCGTTCCACCACGACGTACGGTTCGCGGTCCTCGCCCCGGCCGGCGCGGTGGAGCGGGTCAGCGACGAGTCCGAGGCGCTGGGCTGGTTCCCGCCGGACGGCCTGCCCACCCCGCGGCTGGGCGGGGTGGACCAGCTCGTCGCGCCGGGGCTGGCGGCGGTCAGACGTAGCCTTCCTCGCCTCGCTCCTTGA